The genomic window AATTAAATTCTGGAATATTCGTACTATCTGGTCTTTATCTGCAAAAATTACTGGAAGTTCATCATCTGTAATCTCAGCATCAACTTCACTGATTGCGGATCCTAAATTACTTAAAGCATAATTTAAAGCATCTTCAGCATCGAATTCTGTAAATTCATGCCCTAGTGTTCCGACACGTGAATAATCAAGCAAGCCCTGAATCATCTGCTTCATTCTCCTTGAACCGTCAACCATAAATTCAATGAATTCATCAGCATCAGAGTCTAATTTACCTTTGTAACGTCTTTCAATTAGTTGAGCATAACTAGCAATGGTTCTAAGCGGTTCTTGCAGGTCGTGGCTGGTAATATAAGCGAAACTTTGTAATTCTTTATTTGAACGTTCTAATTCAGATATAATTTCTTTTAATTTTTCTTCTGATCTCTTACGATCTGTAATATCAGTCATGAAACCTTCAAGTAATGGATTTTCATCTTTATCTTTCCCGAAACCTCTAAAAGAAAGGTCTCCAATTATGACTTCTCCATCTTTGCGCCTGTAAAGATTTTCGGTTTTAAACCAGGTATCTGCTTTCAAAGCAGATTCTAAAAAGCCTGGCCTTAAATCTTTGTTGACATAGATAACATCTGCAATAGACGATTTATTGGCGGTTGAAACTAAATCTTCGGGAGAATCATAGCCTAAAAGCTTTGCAAGTTCAGGATTAACATCAATATATTTTCCATCCAATGTTGAATGAAAAATACCTACAGGTGCGTTTTCATATAAAGAACGATACTTTATCTCTTTTTCCTTTAAAGTTTCATAAGCATCCTCTAATTTTAATGCACATTCTTCAACCTGTTCTTCGAGATGTTCTAAAGTATCTTTTAATTCTACTTCAGCTTGCTTTCGTTTTAAAGCTTCAACAAAAGCGACAGAAAGAGTTTCAATATTATCTTTATCTTCTTCAGTGTAGCCCCCTTCTTTGTTCGCTAAAGCAATCAACCCTATTGTTTTATTTCCCTGTTTCAGTGGAACTCCTAAAAAAGATTTAATTGGGGGATGTCCTTCAGGGATGCCGCGTTTATCCGGGTCGGAATCGGGGTCATTTACGATTTGACTTTTCCCTTCTTTTACTGTCCGCCCCCAGTAACTTACAATTTCCATGTTACTTAGTAATTTTCTTGCTTTTTTGGGATCTGCAGTACATGCATCCCATCCTGGAGGACTTACAGCACGGTCATCTAAACGCCTATTTTCATTAACTTCACCTATGAAACTGAAATCACTGCCTGTTAATTCTTCTGCAACTTCAAGACACTTCTCCACGACTTCTTCAACAGTTTCACAGATTAAAGACTGCTGAAATACTTTGTTTATGCCGTTTAACAATTTATTTTGCCTGTTAATTTGCATTTCATATTTTTTAATTTCTGTAATATCTGTGGAAATAGAGCCTACACCGTAAGGATTGCCATCAATATCATATATTGGGAATTTATTTGCAAGGAAAATATGGTGGCCGTCTGTTAGGTCTGTTTCTTCCTCAATAGTTATTACCCTGCCTTCCTCAAGCACTTTTCTATCGTGGGCCCTGTAATATTCGGCTTCTTCTGTAGGAAAGAGATCATAGTCGGTTTTACCTATCAATTCCTCATTTGAAACTCCAAGTAAGTCTTCTAATTTATTATTAATATTTATAAACCGCCCTTCAAGGTCTTTAACAAAGATAATGGATGGATACCCATTGATCGTGTCTTGCATCAGTTTTTGGCTTTGTTTAAGCTCTTCGTTCGCGGTATGAAGTTCTTTTGCTGCAGCATGCAGTTCTTCGTTTGAAGTCTCTAATTCTTCTGTAAATTTTTGTAATTCGTTTATTAAATATTTGTTTTTATTTTCAGATTTTTTACGCCCAGTAATGTCACGGTTAGTTTCAATAACAACTTTCTTACCTGAAGCATCTTGAATTAACTGCTGTCTGCTTTCTACAATAATTTCATTTCCTTCTTTTGTTGTGTGGATTAGTTCTCCTGTCCACATTTTTTCATCAGCGAGTTTTTTAATAAATTCACCAAATTCAACAGGAAATTTAGTTTTAAGTAAGTTATGGCTGATTTTACCAACTGATTCTTCTTTATTGTATCCATAAAGCCTTTCAGCACCCCGGTTCCAGGATAATATCCCCTCTTCAAAACTCCATGAAAAAATAGCTTCATATGAAATATCTAATAACGCAGCGTGTCTTTTTAAATCTTCTTCCGATTTTTTACGATCCCTAATATCTAATCCGATCCCTACATTTCTCCCATCACTAATATTGACATTTGCCCATAATGAATCAACTTTGGAGCCGTCCTTTGTATTCATAATTAGTTCTTTCCAACCTGGAGTGAGGGACTGCATGTATTCTTCTACTTCTCTACGATAATCTGGATCAGGATATAATTCTGTCATAAGATCAATATGATTCATATCTTCTTGAGTCCAGCCCGTGATCTTCTCAGTTTCTTTATTTATTTTCAATACTTCGATTTCAGGGTCATAAATAGAAATCATTACTGGAATGGTATCAATTATGGCATTTAAAAGCTCTTGTTCTTTTTTGAATTCTTTTTCAGCTTTTTCATGCTCAGTAATATCTTGAATTTGAACTAAAAAGTTAGAACCAGTAACAGAAACAGTCCAATCAATAAAAGCAGTTCCTGATCTTGTGGGAACATAAAATCCTTTATTTTTTATATCATCATAATTCAATTGAGATTGGAACTTAATTAATCCCTTTTCAAGTAATTCGGACTTTTTTGATGCTATATCAGGGTTATCAAATAAATTAACTTTTTTAAAATTATCTATGGCGTCTATACCTGCTATTTTTAAGGCGGTCGGGTTAGCATTGATTATTTTCCCTTTTTTATCATAACAAAAAATGCCGATGGGGGACTTATCAAATATTTCTTTGAATATATAGTCTTTTTTATTCAAAATATAGCTCTCCCATCAAGTAATAATTAATATTATCTGATAAATTAGAAAGAAGTTACTATTATTTACGTGTTTTAAAGATTTAAAACTTTTTAATTAGTTTTGATGTGGAGCTACTACTTTTTTGATTT from Methanobacterium veterum includes these protein-coding regions:
- a CDS encoding PAS domain S-box protein, which gives rise to MNKKDYIFKEIFDKSPIGIFCYDKKGKIINANPTALKIAGIDAIDNFKKVNLFDNPDIASKKSELLEKGLIKFQSQLNYDDIKNKGFYVPTRSGTAFIDWTVSVTGSNFLVQIQDITEHEKAEKEFKKEQELLNAIIDTIPVMISIYDPEIEVLKINKETEKITGWTQEDMNHIDLMTELYPDPDYRREVEEYMQSLTPGWKELIMNTKDGSKVDSLWANVNISDGRNVGIGLDIRDRKKSEEDLKRHAALLDISYEAIFSWSFEEGILSWNRGAERLYGYNKEESVGKISHNLLKTKFPVEFGEFIKKLADEKMWTGELIHTTKEGNEIIVESRQQLIQDASGKKVVIETNRDITGRKKSENKNKYLINELQKFTEELETSNEELHAAAKELHTANEELKQSQKLMQDTINGYPSIIFVKDLEGRFININNKLEDLLGVSNEELIGKTDYDLFPTEEAEYYRAHDRKVLEEGRVITIEEETDLTDGHHIFLANKFPIYDIDGNPYGVGSISTDITEIKKYEMQINRQNKLLNGINKVFQQSLICETVEEVVEKCLEVAEELTGSDFSFIGEVNENRRLDDRAVSPPGWDACTADPKKARKLLSNMEIVSYWGRTVKEGKSQIVNDPDSDPDKRGIPEGHPPIKSFLGVPLKQGNKTIGLIALANKEGGYTEEDKDNIETLSVAFVEALKRKQAEVELKDTLEHLEEQVEECALKLEDAYETLKEKEIKYRSLYENAPVGIFHSTLDGKYIDVNPELAKLLGYDSPEDLVSTANKSSIADVIYVNKDLRPGFLESALKADTWFKTENLYRRKDGEVIIGDLSFRGFGKDKDENPLLEGFMTDITDRKRSEEKLKEIISELERSNKELQSFAYITSHDLQEPLRTIASYAQLIERRYKGKLDSDADEFIEFMVDGSRRMKQMIQGLLDYSRVGTLGHEFTEFDAEDALNYALSNLGSAISEVDAEITDDELPVIFADKDQIVRIFQNLIGNAIKFSSDGVQPKIHISSHKKDNEYVFSVSDNGIGLEKQYSDQIFEVFKRLHSIGEYKGAGIGLAIVKRIIDRHGGRVWVESEPCVGSTFYFTIPTEKN